Proteins found in one Desulfurellaceae bacterium genomic segment:
- the rpoB gene encoding DNA-directed RNA polymerase subunit beta (DNA-dependent RNA polymerase catalyzes the transcription of DNA into RNA using the four ribonucleoside triphosphates as substrates; beta subunit is part of the catalytic core which binds with a sigma factor to produce the holoenzyme), producing the protein EEDMPYLADGTPVDVVLNPLGVPSRMNVGQILETHLGWAVRSLGEQMGNGHNGDPTRTLETLRSQLQEVYANKEFVDRIQELSDADLARLSERAQTGVHVATPVFDGAPEKEIFDLLQKAGLPESGQTVLYDGRTGEPFGRAITVGVMYILKLHHLVEDKIHARSTGPYSLVTQQPLGGKAQFGGQRLGEMEVWALEAYGAAYSLQEMLTVKSDDVAGRTRIYEAIVKGENVLEPGLPESFNVMIRELQSLALNVELLEEE; encoded by the coding sequence GAAGAGGATATGCCCTACCTGGCCGACGGGACTCCAGTCGATGTTGTCCTCAATCCGCTGGGCGTGCCCTCGCGGATGAATGTCGGACAAATTCTTGAGACCCATCTCGGCTGGGCCGTGCGCAGCCTCGGCGAGCAGATGGGCAACGGCCATAACGGCGACCCGACCCGGACCCTGGAGACCCTCCGTTCCCAACTCCAGGAGGTGTATGCCAACAAGGAATTTGTTGACAGAATTCAAGAACTGTCAGACGCGGACTTGGCGCGCCTGAGCGAGCGCGCCCAGACCGGGGTGCACGTGGCGACACCCGTGTTCGACGGCGCGCCGGAAAAAGAAATCTTTGACCTGTTACAGAAAGCGGGCTTACCCGAATCCGGACAAACCGTGTTGTACGACGGGCGGACTGGCGAGCCCTTTGGGAGAGCCATCACTGTTGGCGTGATGTACATCCTGAAACTGCACCACCTGGTCGAGGACAAGATTCATGCCCGCTCTACCGGCCCCTACTCCCTGGTGACCCAGCAGCCGCTGGGCGGCAAGGCTCAGTTTGGTGGCCAGCGGCTTGGAGAAATGGAGGTATGGGCCCTCGAAGCCTACGGTGCTGCCTACAGTCTACAGGAAATGTTGACGGTCAAGTCGGATGATGTGGCCGGTCGGACGCGTATCTACGAGGCGATTGTGAAAGGAGAAAATGTATTGGAACCGGGCCTTCCCGAATCGTTTAATGTCATGATCCGAGAACTGCAAAGCTTGGCGCTCAACGTCGAACTGCTCGAAGAAGAATAG